ATGGTAAATACTCTCAACCAGCCTGGTCTCCCCGTGGAGATCTCATCGCCTTTACAAAGCATGTTGGGGGACGCTTCTACATTGGCGTTATGAATGTTGACGGAACGAATGAACGCCTTATTGCTGATGGACATCTCGTGGAAGCGCCCACATGGGCACCCAATGGACGTGTTCTTTTATTTACCAAAGAAAGTGGTGGGAAGCGCGGAAACAGTCGTCTCTACAGTATTGATTTAACGGGACGAAATTTGCGCTCCGTCAAAACCCCCAGAGACTCCTCGGACGGAGCATGGTCTAGATTATTGTCTGAATAGGATGAAAATAGGTTGAATCTGTGGCATTTTCTCTACACCCAGGAAAAATCCGCTGACCTAACCTCATTTTCTCTTTTCATTTGCATCAATAATTTGTTAACTTTTATATGGTTTAATGTTTAATGTGATCAACAATTATAGGGATGATAGATAATGCGTAGTAAAATTTTAAGTGCTCTAGTACTAGGTGCATTTGCAGTAGGTTGCGAATGTGCTCCTGACCAATGTGTAAACGTTGATGAATCTTGTGCTCCTGGTACTCCAGGCGACTTCAAGAGAAACATCAAAGACCGCGTTTACTTTGCCTTCAACAAGTCACACATCACAGAAGAATCCAAAAGAACATTGGAAGCTCAATCTGGATGGCTAAAAACATACCCTGCAACAAAAGCAGTTGTTGCTGGACATTGTGACAATCGTGGAACACGTCAATACAACCAAGCTTTGGGTGATCGCCGTGCGCACGCCGCGAAGAAAACATTGGTTCACTTGGGCGTAGATCATAAGCGCTTGTCAACAATTTCCTATGGTAAGGACAACCCGCAAGTAGCTGGTGATACCGAGGAAGCTTACGCACAAAACCGCGTTGCCGTTACAACAATTGAATAGTTGTAACTAACGTTCGTTTTGCGAACTTCAAAAAACCCCGCCAAGCAAACCCTTTATAGGGAATGACCTGGCGGGGTTTTTTATTTGTTGTGTCCTCATCTTTTTCTCATCGCGATGAACTCAACATAAATGGTATACCATGCCTCCAAGCTAGAAAATCATCTCAAAATCGACTATTGTAAATTAAACAGCGCCTTTGAATTGAGGATAGAGGATTTGGGGGCCGCCATTGATCTCCTCCTATATCCACCAAATACCGCAAGGACACTAACAGGAAGAAGAAATGAAACAATCACCCATTCGCACAGCCGTATTCCCCGTCGCCGGTCTTGGCACCCGCTTCTTACCCGCAACAAAAGCTTCACCCAAAGAAATGCTGGTGGTCGTTGATAAGCCACTGATTCAATACGCCGTTGAAGAAGCACGTGACTCAGGGATTGAAAATTTTATCTTTGTAACTTCCCACGGAAAGTCAGCGATCGAAGACCATTTTGATGTCAACTATTCTTTAGAACAGATGTTGGAAAGCCGAGGCAAGTTGGCTGAACTGGCCATTTTGAGAGAATATCAACTCGATCCAGGTCAGGCTGTCTTTATTCGTCAGCAAGTACCTTTGGGCCTTGGCCATGCTGTTTGGTGCGCGCGCCATCTGGTTGGTGATCACCCTTTCGCTTTGATATTGGCTGACGATCTTATTTTATCAAAAAAGCCATGTCTATCCCAAATGATTGAGGCGTATGGTCACCTTAATGGCAATGTGGTTGCGGTCATGGATGTACCGCCCGAGCAAGTGAATCGCTATGGTATATTAGATGTCGTGAAGGAAGATAGTACCCACGTTCAGGCCCGAGGTGTTATTGAAAAACCGGACATTGGATCTGCCCCCTCCAACACAGCCATTGTCGGACGCTATATTCTTCAACCTGAGATATTTACGATATTAGAAAACGTTCAAAAGGGAGCCGGGGGCGAGATTCAACTCACAGATGCATTTCCAACTCTTATCGAACGCATGCCTTTTCACGGGCTCCGTTTTGAGGGGACCCGCTTTGATTGTGGATTGAAAGAAGGATGGCTTGAAGCAAACCTTGCCTTTGCCTACGCTCGCTCTGATTTAAAGGACTCCTTACTCACTTCTATACGAAAGCATTGTAATTAAGTCCAAGCAGCAAACCCAATTAAGTGAAATGTGGGTATAAGTGACGTTTGCGCTCCAATCCTTCAAAATGCTTGAGACCATAGAGGTAAGCAACTGTGATGGGCAACGAGATTGCCCATATGCCAAAATGACCAAATTGACGACCTAAAAAGATCAACCCAAACGAAGTCACAATAAACATTAACGCTCTGGAGACTGCATACAAAAAGCTTGAGAAAGTAACCCGACGATAGATCGGAAAATGACTAATAAAGACAGCATCAGCTGGAGCGGCACTTAAAGGGACAAGAAGGATCAGCAACTGGATCAAAAATATGTGGACGGGGCTATGGGCATTCATAATCAAATATGGCAACACGATCATCAGAAGGAGCATTAAGGTTCCGACGACTTTCAGAATTCTTATGGGATGAAAAAAGCAGCTCAGGTATGTCAAGGTTATGCTGGATACGACAGGCACAATCGATAAATAGAAATTATGCCTAATGATGTCATCATGAGAATACCCATAAGTTTCGGTGAGCATCGGATTGAAATACAAAAATCCAAGGTAAAAACACAAAGGCCATCCACAAAATATTAAAAAGTATGACGTCAGGGTTCTGGCTTGTATGGGTTCTTTCCAGGTTTCATTGAACTTTTTACCAGCGACTGGGTCATATTCTAGGTTCATCTCTTGAACCCCTTTTATTAACCACTGTCTTTTCGCCTCCAGAAACACAGGCGTTTCTCGCAGTCGCGTTCTTGCAAAAGCACCGAAAATTGCAATGGATGCCCCAACCCAGAAAGCAATGCGCCAATTCAAGTCATAGGTAAGGACAAGCGTCACAATCCCGAGGGCGACAAATCCACCCATATCCGCAGCAATGGCTAAGGTCGAAACAATTGGGTACCGAGCAGGGATATTTATAGTCTCTGTCAAATATACCTCCGCCCCCATAATTTCCCCCATTGAGGACATCCCTTGAGCAATACGACAGATGATCATAATCCAGGCAGAAGCAACGCCAATTTGAGCATATGTTGGAAGGTTGGCCATGACAAGGCAGGAAACAGCCATCATGATTGTCGTAATAATAATGGTAGATTTACGACCAATGTGGTCACCAATCCACCCGAAGATCAAAGCACCAATGGGTCGGAAAACAAAGGTGGTACATAATACAAAAGCCGACAAGAGTGCAGCTGTCTGGGGATCTGATTTTGGAAAGAAAAGTTCATTAAGGATCACTGCCATATGA
This sequence is a window from Alphaproteobacteria bacterium. Protein-coding genes within it:
- a CDS encoding OmpA family protein, producing the protein MRSKILSALVLGAFAVGCECAPDQCVNVDESCAPGTPGDFKRNIKDRVYFAFNKSHITEESKRTLEAQSGWLKTYPATKAVVAGHCDNRGTRQYNQALGDRRAHAAKKTLVHLGVDHKRLSTISYGKDNPQVAGDTEEAYAQNRVAVTTIE
- the galU gene encoding UTP--glucose-1-phosphate uridylyltransferase GalU gives rise to the protein MKQSPIRTAVFPVAGLGTRFLPATKASPKEMLVVVDKPLIQYAVEEARDSGIENFIFVTSHGKSAIEDHFDVNYSLEQMLESRGKLAELAILREYQLDPGQAVFIRQQVPLGLGHAVWCARHLVGDHPFALILADDLILSKKPCLSQMIEAYGHLNGNVVAVMDVPPEQVNRYGILDVVKEDSTHVQARGVIEKPDIGSAPSNTAIVGRYILQPEIFTILENVQKGAGGEIQLTDAFPTLIERMPFHGLRFEGTRFDCGLKEGWLEANLAFAYARSDLKDSLLTSIRKHCN
- a CDS encoding MFS transporter, with protein sequence MGIFSSLGREQKQSAVLLQAGTFLEYFDLMLYIHMAVILNELFFPKSDPQTAALLSAFVLCTTFVFRPIGALIFGWIGDHIGRKSTIIITTIMMAVSCLVMANLPTYAQIGVASAWIMIICRIAQGMSSMGEIMGAEVYLTETINIPARYPIVSTLAIAADMGGFVALGIVTLVLTYDLNWRIAFWVGASIAIFGAFARTRLRETPVFLEAKRQWLIKGVQEMNLEYDPVAGKKFNETWKEPIQARTLTSYFLIFCGWPLCFYLGFLYFNPMLTETYGYSHDDIIRHNFYLSIVPVVSSITLTYLSCFFHPIRILKVVGTLMLLLMIVLPYLIMNAHSPVHIFLIQLLILLVPLSAAPADAVFISHFPIYRRVTFSSFLYAVSRALMFIVTSFGLIFLGRQFGHFGIWAISLPITVAYLYGLKHFEGLERKRHLYPHFT